In the Hevea brasiliensis isolate MT/VB/25A 57/8 chromosome 8, ASM3005281v1, whole genome shotgun sequence genome, gtaggcacaatggctagTAAGTAAGcacatagcctgtagaacaatcatacttgacatatattgtcagtttatgattttctcagtaggcagtactgctatctgttgtccctaattggtataccaatttatccaaactaaataaataagtctaggtatactatgggcaattaaacatttttaattaatttagcactattcactattactattttttagtactgttcattggtaccattaatttcatattaataggatattagtcctaatttatatattcatatcatttttaatatttaattttccttatgagtattttaattatcctatatagcatttttcccatgaacctttcttcaggttcatgttgatgtgttatctttatctaggaatatgactaggttaggatgtctatttagtcacacttccttcataaaaattgctcctctatgtttaaacttgaatttcagtttttgaatcactgaatttggggttatagaactcaagttatggtcaaaataccaaaggaatagtattttgggacaatttctaggttagcagttttagtgactaaatttgtgctaacaatttgatttggttaaaggcgaaactgggtcaagtagtcttcatgaaaagtttagccctatgtctaagctttccattgatgaaattttaggtcatttggaccagtatagagagagttatgaacaaataaacacgtactgttcatttggtcattttctgggttggcagttttactGATCCaaattgtgctaataatttgaattggttaaaggcaaaactgggtcaagtggtcttcatgaaaagtgtatccctacatataagctttccattgatgaaattttaggtcatttggaccagtatagagagagttatgaccaaatgaacacgtactattcatttggtcattttctggattggcagttttagtgacccaacttatgctaacaatttgaattggttaaaggcaaaactgagtcaagtggtcttcatgaaaagtgtagccctatatctaagctttccattgatgaaatttaggtcatttagactagtgtagagagagttatgactaaatgaacacgtactgttcatttggtcattttctgggttggcagttttagtgacccaatttatgctaacaatttgaattggttaaaggaaaaactgggccaagtggtcttcatgaaaagtgtagccctatatctaagctttccattgatgaaattttaggtcatttagactcgtatagagagagttatgaccaaatgaacacgtactgttcatttggtcattttctgggttggcagtgtttggtcatccgagtttgggcagagaattggtcatgattttgacaaaatttgggtAGGATTTCTTCTTGAACAATGAAGATTTGGATGTCCTAaaacacctccaattagcctcataccaattggagtcacactttGTCAGTTAGGGTttaacaaacacactggactcattgagtcccaacctgcagaaaatttgacactctcaaaattcaatctcctctttctccaaactccaaataagcatacatgtcacttctattagcatcaatctcaacacaattaggtcaaattcaaaaaTGTCACAAAATCAGCAATTTCAAGTacacaaccctaatttcaaatatcaaattcacatatataaccatgaaatcaattcccacatataataccttgttaattaacttccctaactaaactaaaaccaacaaaatccatcattttcatggttcctctagggctactaaattcaagggtttctttcccaaatttttctttttaatttcatgtaaatcttcacttggtttagcatgattttcatgcttaaaaaAGAGATTAAGAattttgagcactaaccttttttgtaacttgttaaacttcactttccctgcttctttttggtatctatagcttccttagggtgtggggagtatttttaatgatgagtgttatgggttttggtgagtgaaagcttgagaaatcaagcttggaagcttaaaTATCAATGGAGGATTTGAGGGGCCAAGGTGGGCGGCacaagggagagggagagagagaagaagtggaggaagaagatgaaggtggTTGGGGGTTTGTCGTATGTagcttatatatttatatttttattgtacttaattttgttttaaattttcataagcttatttttcttttttctttttttgcttttcttcttattttcttcttcttttctaattcaactcataatattaatttgtgttaattatttttattctctaaattttatttttgtactaatttataaatcctctaaactttaatttatttttctctaaatttttcctatattttcttaacatttatttcttcaatttatgcctcctcactatagtttaggtgtagttccagatattttgactgtccgaacagatattagtcgtgagaacagtaaaatgtacggactacctacggcgaGGGCGTTACAATATCAGACCTGAAAATGTTGCATCTTGAGTGTCTGGttcatgtatgtatatatatatatatatatatatatatatatatatatatatatgtacacacaTGTTGTTTCAATTTCTTGAGTGTTGGTTCTGTTGAAGTTCGTATTTTCTATTAGTTGGAGTGCTGTTTCTATCTGGGCGTGGTTATATACTGGAGGGCTATTGCTATTTTCTACTGAATTTATCATAGAATTTCTCTTACTATATAGTGAACTGTGGCTTCTTATCTAAATCTCAATTACCATGAATGTTTCGTTTGCTGCTTCTTTGGGCCGCCATCTTTATTTGATATGAATGCTGAAAACAGATCAATAGAAAATCATAATAAGAATTCAAGGTATATGCACACACTccattttgaaaaataattatataaataaatcttatttttctatattaagtaggattttatctctcttaaagtagaaaaattttacaagcaTGGCAAAAagtttgaataaattatatttttatataattttaaaaattagagaATGTTTTAATAATTCTTCAACAAAATCAAATTTGTCTATTTGATTTTACTGATATCAAATCTAATATCTAATtagtaaattaaaattcaattaataagGAATTcagtaatattatatttttaaaaaaatataattgtttttatatatatacattttttaTCATACAAGATTAACCTTAtaactaatttaattattatttataatattttcaagaaaatttacaatttagtcCCTGAAATTTACCATATATTACACTTTAGCctctaaattttgaaaaattaactatttaggcTTTGAGTTTTGTAATATATTACACTTGATTCcctgaattttgagaaataaattatttagtccctataattttaatatatacaataatttagtccatgtgattttaaaatttataaaaatttcattcattaatagaagaattaaattgttttatatattaaaattatagggactaaagtgtaatataatataaaatttacaggctaaataattaattttttaaaatgcaGATACTAAAGTGTAATATAGTGCAAACCTAGGAATAAATaaacaatttttcaaaatttagagactaaagtgtaatataaaataaaacccatagattaaattgtaaattttccatatttttatctattatttcttataattttaaaagatttagtcatacaagaaaattaatttaaaggcaaaaatcttataattaataaattttataaaagatAATATggtctaaataaaattttaaatcaactcaactataaattaataagaaataaCTAAAAAAGTAACCGCAATCTATAAATAATctgtttatcaaaatttataaataaaattaaataacctTCAAAAAAAAATATTCCAAGAGTTGCATCCTCTTTCAAATCCAATTGTACTTGGAATCCCAAAAAGATTGTGAAATCAAACACAAACTTactccccatatatatatatatatatatatttccccACAAAATCCCAAAATCAACATCATCAAgacaggagagagagagaaagaaagaatgGAGTCACAACACAATATGGAACCACCACTCTGCGCTTATGGCTGTGGCTTCTATGGATCAATACAGAATCTGAATTTATGCTCCAAGTGTTACAAAGAATACCAAAAGCAAGAACATACAATAAAAGCAGCAACTTCCTCTTTTAATGATACGTCAATTATTAATGAGTATATAATTTTGGTATGAACAAAAAATTTCTATTTTACAAATGGATGTACTCTTTAATGATTTTTGAAGAAAATTAATAATGCTATATATAAAAGTGCACACTTTGACATATTTAtaaactttaatggtgaattgttaaTTAGGTCCagaattctcttcaattttccaATGGAAAATGAAATCTCTAATTCTATATTCTGCAAACTTAATTCCCATATCTAATTAAGCTAAACATGTCTGagcaaattttattaaaatcacTGTGGTCATTCCTATCAAACGCACAAATGCACAAATCAACCTAAAAATTGTACATGATGATAATGAAATAACCAAACACTGTTGTtcttaaaaaaaaacaaaaaaacaaaaaaaaaaaaacaaacacacACTGTGGTCTGTGGCTAGTTAAGGATTCCAATTTCAACAATCCAATTATTAAACCACTTTAAAAAGAATAACTTGCTTTGACTTAATTTATCATAGACCTAATACACATATATGTGGGCGTCACCTATTTTATATATAGGTTTCACTATACATATTGTGTCTTAAATCTATAATAGATTGAGTGTAAACAAGAATTTCCCCTTAAGAGAACCCACTTCCGCTTGGAAATCCAAGATCAAAGTTATAAGGCATCATGTTTGTGTTGAACCCTTCATTTCTTAGATTAAAAGGAAAAGCCCCAGTTTCAAGTTTTGAATAATAGAAGTAGGGATGATTTgtggattgaatcagaagccgaTCATCTAGTTTTGCCACATTTTGCCTGAGCACCTCTAAAGCTGCCTTAAGCTGCTCAAGCCTTGGCAAGTCTAGTTCCTCTATAGGAGACTCCCACCAGCGCTGTTCCGCGCCAACTTTCCTCATTTTGTCAGGCTCCTGACCTCGCTTCTTCTCCATTTCCAATTGGTTCATAACCTAGTGCATCATTATAATAGTTTGGATTAGTGGCTAATACTAGCACTATACATAGCCGAGTGCCAGTCTTTTAATGCAGAAAAAAGTGAGTCATGCACAAAACATCCCACACTTGTATGCAGTCTTATCCTTATTTGCAGAAAGGCTGTTTTTGTCTCTGAACTGTGATGTCTAAGTCATAAATGGAGTAGCTATACCGTTATACCAAAGTCACCATTTCTGCAAAGAGAGGGTTTAAATGCTTACGGAGAAAAGATTTTTCTTTATAAGTTTAGGACAATATTAGTACCTGAGTGAGCTGCATATTGAGCTCCCGGACCCTGGCATTCCGGTGAGCTTCGATAAGTTGTAGAGCACACGACGAAGGTTGGGGAGGGTTTCCAGCAAGAAAACGATCGATGACCGCTTCAACAGAAGGGTGACCAAAGGAGAAGACCTTCATGCTAGGGGAGAAGATTATAACGGTGACTTCAGCACCACAAAGAGTGGTAAGTTCGCTAGCTTTCTTAAAAATGCCATACCTACGTTTGGAGAAGGTAACCAAAAGGTTACTCTCTCTAGGTATTTTCACCATATCCAATTTTTGCGACCCGTGCTCTTTCTTGATATGGCTGCTAATCGAAGTGAAAAGATTTCTTGGAATAGTATGCAAAGCAGGGAAATGAATCAGCATTTATAGGATCATCTATTCTAGATTTGACATGCAGAATCACTGTCCATATTCCTGTGTTCTTGGTGATATTTCTTTGTACTTTTCTTGCATTTATTATTTTACTAGTTTTGGCATTCCCAGAATCTCCTAAAAAATAACATATTTGGTATAAAAATAATGAGTAATAAACAAATAAAGCTACTCTCATTCTTTACATCATTCGCCAATTCATCACTAACAGCAAGATACAGTGAAGATTGGCTATGCATAGGTGTTATTTCATTGGATGAAGATAAGGTGGTGTAGGTGTATCCAGTTATGACGAACAAGTGCATGATTCGTAAATTTGGTATAGACTTCATGAGTTACTTACCCTCTTAACCAGATACAATGAAGAATTTGATTCGACAAAATGCTTAGCATTTGTGTTCATGATGTCATTTAGGTGTAATTAACCAATGAAAACAGCAATTAAATTCCTCATATTTCTCCATATATAAACCTTTTTCTTGAACTTGCATTCAGATGGTAATTTTTGCTcacatttttaataattaatttactaTAATTAGGAAAAATTATTCTATAATCTTGATATACCAGATCATAATATATATAATGCCGCGTTTCAAATCAGTAAAATAAAGATACATCAGCACAACACGTGAataaaaaatttttcattaaaaaaactGGAGTATAATGATCGTATATTAATGAGTTAACTTCAAatgatatatacacatatataactcgaattaattatattaatactaGTCATACATTCGCGCATTGTATGGTAATAAtttaaacttttttatttttaatttttatttaacctaaattaaataaactttaattagttaaattatttattttctttatatattcttaatatattgacaaaaattttagttattatattAATTTGCATACCAACACATACATTGATTTAGaaatattttgtttaaaataaaataaccgatcaaattaaaattttgaaccaaTACTTTCCTTATTCAATAATTAGATTCAGAtggttttgaattttttaaaaactgatttaattgatttggtttagttttgataaaactaattcacttttaaaatgtaaattattataaataaattaattttaacactcaattttatgataaaaaaataatttattataaataaattattcaatTTAGTTAAAAAATTACGATGAATCAAGAAATGTAAATTCATTATGaacattttatattattttcttaaattaattttaaacaaTAATTTGAGATATACAAAATCAATTTATaatattcttatattttattcTTGTCTTTTTAGCTTTTTTGCAATGacagattaaaatttattaaaaagtaaatttttttaccatcaaaacctttaaatataaatatataaaatttaattaaatttcaaatattttatcttttttaaattctaaatatttatattttttcttaaattattatttaagcaTTATCTTTCATTTTATCTTATATttctaatttcaataattatataatttaagataaaattattcaATTAAACATTATGTAAtagtattaattataattataattaaaaaaaataaattaaagagagatttaaaattattatttattaattatcccAGATGTCAATTAATAGTGAAGTTAAGTGTCAAATTTTTGTTAAAAGTTTTGAATTCTAACTTTCATACACATATATGTATTAGATGACTTGATGTTACtggtttagtatttttttttaataaataagaatttattaattaataaaccaGGAAAAAACTTAACAAGATAAGGAAATGCTTAGGGTTTGAGGAAATTGTATATATGAGCCAGAAATAAGAGCAAAGAAAGATTTATGTGTGGAATTGGATGAGAGAAATCAAGTTTATATATAGACGCAAATAGGGAGTACCTATGACCAATAGAAGCGTAGTTGGAGAAAAGGCAAAGCCAGTTCTTATCAATATTCCGTTGAAATAATGTCATTTGTTGAATTGTTGGCTAAACAGATAGAATATAATAGTATTATTGTTGTACACTTAATCACATGTACAGGAAATCAATTTGTTTATTAATTTATCCAGCTTAATAGATTACTCGCTAGTTTGAGATAAATCATCTCCCATTTGAAAGAGAAGGAAAGTTTTTTTATCAGGGTTCACTTTTATAACTCTGCCATGAAATAATTAGTGTTCATTTTTATATGGATGtatttagaaatttaaaaaaaaagaaaaaaaaaagaaaacatttgcctcaatttataatttattcaaaagttttaaTTTCTGACCAACTAtctaaatatttcaattttaaaaaaattattcaaaattGCAATTCAATTTTGAAAGAATTTGATTTTGTATATGAGGATTTTGTGAAACAAAATTCAAGAGTATTTTGTTAAGTATTCATAAACACATGGTTCAAGTACTGTAATATTGTCAATTGGTCAATTGATATTCAATTTTAgctaaagtttcttcaaaatttAAAGGTTTTGATAATTAGTGAAAAATTGAAACGtttaaataaaattgtaaattagtgcaatttgtttttttttttatctaattaaccttaaaaaatttgtaaaacatATTCAcatttagaattttaataaacaatcgagatcattaaagaaaaaaaaaattattcaaccTAAAATGTTATTCAATTTTTAAGAATTAGTATCAGAGTGTACaatcaattaatcaatttaaaggaCTTACTTTGTGAACTCAAACCAGCTAGATAAGGAAACACATAAAGATCCATAGTCTGATTGCTGATATTAATTAAGATTAGTATAACAATACTTTTATTCAACTTCATTATTAGCCAACAACAGCAACAGCAACAGCAACAGTTGCTGTTATCTTCTCATTAATACCATCTTTTTCTTCTTAGATAAAATCTTAACATGATAAAATACATAGATTACATAAGAGGGTAATAGAGGTTAATTTTTAGCCAAGAGATTGGTAATTGTTAAAGTAATACTACAAAGCTGGCTAAATTTTTTGTTGCTATTGGTGAATGGAGATACAGTCCCTGGATTTTCCTTGAATCCGTTCTCACAAGACTCTGCATTGGACATGGCAGCAGTAACCTATGTATTAAGATCATTGAAAGCTTTAGATTTCAAGGCTGCCATGGATTTATTAAGCTGATCAACTGCATTCTGATAGGCCTCAGAGCAATCACTGAGgcatatcttcatgaatttattattatttgaacttTTGTTAAGAATTTCCGCGATGACCTTCTGCGTTTCACTTCCATTTGATGATGTGATATTTAGTACTAATTCGGCTAGACTCTGCATATCTTTTACATTCGTTGATCCTAGGGTTGATATGCATAGGTCCTTGTATAAGGTTTTGTCACAAGTTTGGGTTATTAAATCTGAAGCATGGAGAGTAGGAATTGCAAGAAGAAAGACAAAGAAGAAGATTGAGAGAGACATGATGTTTAGTgggattttgttttttttttttttttttaaatatagatACAAGAGAAATTAAGATTGCTTTGTGATCTTAAGTTTTGGTATTTTAAAGGGAATTTATATACTTTGTAGATAATGTTGTAATTAAAGAAAAGGATTTTATGTGGCTGAGATCTTCCATGAGAGAAGAGCTTAACCATCAAAAGCAAACTAATAACACACATTCTTTTTGTCCCCTCCTTTTTGTTGCTAATGGACGGCTCCTAGCTAGCTCGGGGAATTGTAATTgttatctttttctttttctttttctttttcttttcaattaattaatttatgggaTTTATATTTTGAACTAAATCATTGCTGGAATGAAATGATTATGCTTTTGTTAATTTTACCAGAATTATTTACTAAATAAGGATTTATAGAAGAAACCATAataaacataaaaatataaaatgacAACTCATGATAACAAATCATCTCATTATCAAGTTTAGTACATATCCATGAATTGGAAACAAGAATTCATACATGACATAATTGAATGAAACAGCAAGACTACAAGAAGGTGACAGTAGAAACTGATAATGCCCAAATAGGTGAGCAAAACCagatagaataaaaaaaaaaaaatgaatggcTCAAACAACTCCCAAGATATGTAAAAGTgtggaaacccatatacatttattatttattattattttattttaattagctaacaataatttaatatatttataaaaaatatatattttattggatgatctgcttatttatttttagatatatatctattatttttgaaatttaatatatatctgcaatctgaacaacccagttcaataataactcttatcccattctacaccaaataaaactcttgaaatatatatatatataccctaatcatctcttctgctaaactttgctttcaaaacctgtttgtcacctcctttttctatcaaatactctcaacatagaatccctaaatttttacttctctattcatcatattcgattctgttttcaaggtaaaaattctcattctttattcaataatgggtgaatttgattttattttctttcattgatttgttacaactaccctagaaatttatttatttttttctttgatcattagtattgaattgggttgatcataattGCTGTTGAACAATAattgattattttatatatatatatatatatatatatatatatatatatatatatatatatatatatatatatgttattatattttattatgtatttgatatttttctttaatattttgggtgtataggagatttgaatatttaatcagtcagttgaaattgtctctcttccattgaaataactattgtcttggacgttccaggtgagtggtaattatagtacatggcacctttttagtccattttaaaatttcttagcattaagtttgttattaaatgaaattttaaatcaatattttaacaattattttacatgtgattttctagaattttattttattattgaattttatttcgattttgattaaataattgattttgtcaactatctctgcattagaaccattaggattccggaaacaggcctttaatgtatttatattgattgatatttgactataaaatttaccgatgtgttactgaattgatttgattttattggatatctgaaactattgaaatacactattggaattgcattatcagttattatttgctatctgaaaatttttattgattttgattgatttgtacaaattgattttctattttaaattggtacctgtgcccagtatctgtttctgttatctggccccgccgtgtggactatcacggtattaggttgcattgtcgagtcatgcatcactGCAGTTTATgggttgcattagtatcatatgcattgatatctgtgaaggagaaggaaggtatctaatatctggtagcgagcttaccatctggcctttggtggtgtggggtatcatcaccctggtgcactgtaccataaaatttttattgaatgaatttcttttatatatatgttttatgaagttattttattaatgattttgacaacatgagcatgattttattgaatagaaaatttattgtgaaattaatggaGCGTCTGCATATTCCTATTCCGttatgtgctataattatcattcactgagcatctaactcaaaccacgttttctctgtctgttatctatttcagatcagtagaattctgcagctgatccaaatattcggtccattttctggagagggacaactttgatttgttctcatgatatgcccgaattcatgttttctcgggctaataattagtttagtttattgaatagtttaagtttttattgaaatctgtagagactccgtagtttacttatgggatatttatgatgtttattcagtattttgtttatttggattttgtctatttttgggattagtaagtgacaatatattcattcaagatactctgacaaggcttgcatgatttaagaatacttaaattatgcaccggtcacggttcagaattttgggtcgtgacaaagttggtatcagagctcggttgaggtctagtaaatttgcggagcataggatccttaacgtcttttcagtttatcattgctttagatgtCTGCGTTCTTCGTACCTtctcacctgtcttaatttgggtcacattttcaaatttaatgcttgtttattaaaatgaataggtgcctgggtctgttagacgtaagaggagaactaaggccaagggtcttaatggtgcaaaccttgatccaacaggggaggtaccacctcaaactattaatcagacatctgaacagacgcctatagctaagactggggcacaaccattccaattagctaCTGCAACTCAAGCACCTAGGGCTGGTCAAGTTACTGTGGCAGATCTGGCAGCGGGATTGCATGAAGTGAATCGTGCCATTAATACATACCTTACAACTCAACCACAGCAACCAGTGGTTGGCTCTACTTCAGCACCAGCTCAGGATAGGGCTCGATTCCTTGACTCTACAGCctttctcaagctaaaaccaaaggagttcactggagatgatgcattagctgatcccttagattttctagatgacatagagaggtgttatgacactatgggttgcagtagtgctaggatggtgatgttggcaggaaatcagcttaagggagttgctcgtgagtggtatatctctaagaagaatgggcgacctgaaggttctatcctctggcctgagtttcactctctcttcttggagcgatttctccctcctagtgttcaagaggctaaggctttggagtttgaaaccttgaagcaaggtaaaatgatagttacagagtatgagatgaagtttaccaaattatcctgttttggtaaacacttgattccaaatgaggagaagaaggctcGCAGGTTTGAAAGGGGCTTATGAGACAGGCTAATTGATCGTGTAGCTCCTTTACAACTACCTAAATATGAGGAGGTGGTTGATCGGGCTAGACAGATGGAGATGTCTGATGATGAACGTTAGGCTCGTGAGCAGCGCAAGCGGTTTAAGAAAGATAGTCAAGGTAATCAATTTAACAGAGGACAAAGTCATCAGGGTTCTTATTAGGATAATAAGCAGGGTTCTCAGTCTACAGTTGGCAATAGGGCACATCAATCTGGAGTTGGTCAGGGACGTGAGCAGAGGACACATGCAGGGAATGCTCGGTATAACCAGATTAGCACTGAGCCTATTACCACTCTTTGTCATCATTGTGGTAAGCCACATAAGGGCACTTGTCATTGGGTCACTGGAGCATGCTTTAGTTGTGGACAGCTGGGACACCGTAGATAGGACTGTCCTACTAGTGAGACAACTCAGGGTGCTGGTCAAGCAACACATTCTGCTCCCTCTCAGGCTCAACCAGTTTCAAAGTATAGTGGTAGAAGTCAGGGTGGTAGAGGTTCTGGTGGTAGAGGATTTGGTCAAACTCAGGGACAGGCATCTGGTGGTAGAGGTCAAGCTAAGGTTTTTGCTTTGACTCAGCAGGATGCTCAGGCATCTAATGCAGTAGTGATAGGTACACTTCCTATTTGCTCATTTGATGCTAGAGTACTGTTTGATCCTAGTTCCagtcattcctttgtttctccatacttttccatgagatttagtacaccacctaccttgttagagtatcctttatctgtatcaacacctaagGGGGATGCAAT is a window encoding:
- the LOC110637924 gene encoding agamous-like MADS-box protein AGL62 yields the protein MLIHFPALHTIPRNLFTSISSHIKKEHGSQKLDMVKIPRESNLLVTFSKRRYGIFKKASELTTLCGAEVTVIIFSPSMKVFSFGHPSVEAVIDRFLAGNPPQPSSCALQLIEAHRNARVRELNMQLTQVMNQLEMEKKRGQEPDKMRKVGAEQRWWESPIEELDLPRLEQLKAALEVLRQNVAKLDDRLLIQSTNHPYFYYSKLETGAFPFNLRNEGFNTNMMPYNFDLGFPSGSGFS